The genomic stretch CCACCTCAAAAGGCTATATTTAGAGGAAGAACTTCTAACTGACAAGTGAAAACTGACAAAGGGGTCCAAGTGTAGAGGAGGCAGtaaagatccaaaaggatgctgagAATTACAGGTTAAGCACAATTTACTACAGCATAACTGCACATAATTCTACATAGTTACATGCTTTTTCTCATATTCATTTAATAGAATTAGTACTAATTGGCCCCACCCACATATCCCCCACCCTGGATatagaacaaaagaaaagaaaattaaacagaaaaacaaaaaatgaaagtTTTTGCATATTTGTCTTTAAAAATTTTCAAGTAAAATTATGTAGCATCGCTGGAAAATTAACATTTGTACACAAGTCTTTTAGGTAAAAGTATCCTATGTCTATTAGTGTTAACCAAAGATCTAAATCAAATTAGGCTTGAACCATATCCTAATAATGGGTTTTGAACCAAACATTGCATGATAAGAATATTAGTATTTTGTTTACTTCATAATCAAGATGGAAACAATAAAGTTTTGCAGGTGCAGAAAAAGTGGAAACTCGGTTCagctttattaaaaaaaatttcaatcttAGTTACAGCAAAGTTTATAGATGGATTCAAATAACACGGTATACAGGCTATATACAAAATTTCTAATGGTcttcattttattcttttttgGGTGACACAGCCATGACATTCATAGGTGAATACTCAGGCAGCTTGACATGGTAACACTCCTCATGCGAGTGTCCAATCAGCATGGGGAATGCTGCTGGAATTTAAACTTGTGCTTAAGTTTCTTTATATCTTGAAATGAAATTGACATTAATAGCCACAATTATGAGACCATTACAGGTATTGAAAATTTGGAAAAAACTAGCTTGTCAAATACCATTAAATGTATTCAAGTATTAAACAGATCTGCCGAACAATGTTGCTAGATGCAAGCTTTTAGCAACCTAAGATGAGCTTTTAAATTTTAGCATGTTTATTTTGCAGATAACAACTAAGCAACATAGTTGATACTTGATATATCTATTGGATATATTGAGAACTAGTAGGTACCTTGTCCTAACATAAAGGGAACTATCAAGTTTCTAAACCAAAATACTTGGGAACATTTGACCTCTCATTTTATCATTGCTAGCAATTTATTACTTAAGGATCTTGAAAACAATTATAGTTTTAGTGTCTCAGTCATAATAAATAAGTTGAATATTGTTAATCATTTCTGAATATAAATACTTCttggaaaacttgaaaccataaaGCCCACAAAGTCAAGCATTTGGTGGGACAACAACAGAATAACAAAGATGAGAAAAAACCTGTGCAAGCAGAAGGTTTGCTGACCCAGAGAATATTTTCACTCTACCTTCAGGCTTCACTGTACTATCAGGATTCAGGGCAACTATGCTCTCCTGATGTGTGCATGAGAACCCAGGTAGCGACAATCTTCCATTAGACAGCTGTGATGACTTAGATATGCCTAACCTctgcaaaagaaagaaatattgacGGAAATGAGTTGCAACTATGGATATTAAAAACTGATAAACTAGGGTCATATTTGATTTTACATAAAGTTGAAATTGCTTCAGCATCTGTCCAGGCATCAGTTACATCGATTACAGAAAGGACTAGAAAAAGCTTAAGTAACAGGTCCTATTCCCATTTCTAAATTCCAGTCTAAGCATGGGAAGTATGTATATGCCATTACCATCAATTCAgtaatgaaaatgataataaaagagaTAGCAAACAGCTGTGCATTGGTGAGCATACATGTGCTTGCTCCAAATAAGATACATGTTGATCCTCCACTCTTCAACATTATAGCCAGTACTTCAATGCAATGTCTAGCTTCAGTTTGATATTTGAGATCCCTATCTTAAGTTGATCAAGAGGTGTTCCCTAATTCACTGCAACTTTAACTGATGTTGACCCATATACACATTGAACAGTGACATCCTATGTAAAAAAAGATGCTGAGCCGTAAGTGATCTGCCATATCCATACTTGAGTAATGTGTTTCagataattcaaaaaaataagtAAAAGTACTGTCTCCTCTCCCTATGATGCTTATTCTTGCAACCTCGAGTTTTTCATTGGTAATGATCTTTTCAGAAATTCATTGAGAAGCATCATCATGTCGTGTATCTCGAAAATTCATCCAAAGGGCTGGCTGAGGAGATGGATTCAAAGCCTCCCACCTGTTCTTACTAATGTTTCTAATGTATAtgatttgaaaactgtcctcgccATAAAATGAATCTTTCGCACATGGGACAGGCCCGTAAATCAAGTCTCTTCCATCAATCAACTTTAGGAACATTGTTACATATATTGTTCATTTGGTCTAGTTCTTTGTTCTTTCAGTATCGATCGATCTAAGTTGCGAGATCTAATCTTATTTCTGTTTATTGAGTGTGGCAAGTCGCTACAATTTGCTTCTTGCTATTTGAGAGTAAGAGTGCCTATTACCTCATGATCACCTAAGGTCAAGCCTAATAATTAGCCACAAAGCCCTCAGAGGTCCCATTTTCGAAACATAACACGCcgtcaaagaaaaaggaaaaggaagaaaaagaaaatggaaaGAGATACAGCATACCATGTGAACAGGCAGAGGCGCCTGATTGAACCCCGATTTGCATGCGAGAAGAGGCGGAGCTGCAGGCGTCGTGAACACAGAGGAAATGACCATGGTCGCCGTGTGGAACCCGACAGAAACTGGAAAGCGGATGCGCCTCGGATGGGGGAATGAGAATCGGGTAACGGACGAGGAACGAAGTGGGTATATGGGAAGAATATCCGGAAGGTGAATGAACGGAAGACAGGGGGAGGAAGAGGGGATGAACCTCCAGAACAGGAAAGTTCTTCCGCCCCATTATCTCTCTCTTCTTTCCCTCGCTGGCTCTCGAGTGCCTTCTTTGAATCTTCGAAGGGCTCATTTGTGGAGCTTTTCCGCCCTTTTACTCGCACATTTCTATGCCTTTCATCGCTTTAAAATATGGAAAAGGCAAGTAATTATTAtattacattgcatacattttttAATTTGGAAAATTATTATTTCGCTTTGATTGACGGATTACACAATGATCAAAAAGTACAtactgataagatcctaaagttttatcgtcgataccaaatgataagaccttaaagatcctaaagtcttatcgtcgctctgataccaaatgataagacaaaagaggagaaatgaggccctccttgatcgtttcaatgaggccctccttgatcgtttcgaggggatcggtctcctagggtttgtccaaagatagaatagtatttttcatagaaaaaaaagtagttacatccctatttatagagtttcaccgttcatcagaacttgaactctaataataaataaatattaaataaatttttactttctaattgaatcaaactgactcaataaataattggactaaatagactcaataaacattattcaaaagttcaTAAAAGGGATCCTAACCCATACATTTTGTGTTTGAAATCTACAAGTATGATTGATATGGTTCTGTCGAGAGAGAAACGAGGATTTCAGACGAGCTCGGGTTGGAAAGAGCCGTAAAAGATACGGTGGAAGAAGGCTTAGCTTTAGTTCAAGAATTATGGCTATGGATCAGAACGCAAAGGCATGCCATAGTGAACCCTTTAATGACAATACTTATCCATGTTCTATATTGAATACTGGTTTTATACCCATAGTTGATACTTCCAACAATGTTCCTCTGCTTATTCTGGATTGGAGTATGGTACTACAGATGGAGGCCGACTATCACATGCAGACCATGCCCATCCTGATGAGCTCGATGAGGAATTCGACAAAGGAGTGTTGCTGGAAGGGTGCAAACTGTGGCCGGAGACCTTGCTACAGAGCCCTGTTAAGCTGGCGAGATGCAAGGGCAACTGCTCTCTTTCTGATCTTTTTGCCTTGCAGCTTCCATTGTGCTCTATGTTACCCCATTCCAGGTTGTCGCCCCCATCACAGGGTTTTATGTGCTGAGGCACCCAAGGTTCCGGCATAAACTTCCCTCGGCACCGATCAACTACTTCGAGAGGATGCCGGCTAGGACCGATAGCATGTTTTGAGAAGTTTCTACCTTTTGATAGTGCGACTCCTAAAATGGGAGGCTGCTTTTTTGTGTCATATGAGCAGGGAAGGAGGGAACGTCTGTCCTCCAAAAGAACGAACCCCTGTCGGCAGCAGGTGCTTGTCACCTTCTGAGAAATCGACTACTAATTCAAGCAAAAGCTTGAAAGTGACTCGTGATCTTATCACCACTGAAGGGCTTGAGGCGCTGATGGAGTCCCACTGTACAATCGAATCTTACCGCATCTTTGAGGAAGAAGATGGCACATGACGGTAGTGCAGAAACGGAAGCGCATGCCGAGGGTGTCGTAGCCACAACTACAGTCTGTAGTTCCCCAACTAGCTGGGCCACCGGGGATTCTTCTCTCTTCCTGTCCGTCAGGCGTTCCGGCCTTTTCCTTCATCGACCATTCTTTTCCCCGACCAAGTGACCGTGCTGACATTGTCAACATGAAAACAGATGCTACAAAACATGGACCAGACAGAACTGACGTACCCCGACGCTTTAATCTTTTGATGTTGCCATGACGATAAGTTTCCCCTGTTTCAGGTTATGATGCAGACTGTATCCTGGAATCGAGTTCAGGATGTGTACCATCGACTTCTGCTGCATGGCCGTGAAACATCGTGACGGTAAACTTGGACATTCATACCAGCTCTCAGACCTGTGAGCTATAGAGAAGCCCATCAGCATTTTCTCATGTACCTTCGTCTTATTTTGGATCGTTTTCCACTCGCTGTAACTCCCAAGTGAAAAATCTTCATTAGATTGACTGGTTTGAGATGTGCCAAAAGACATAGGACAAGCTTCAGATTCAAAATCTCCATGGCTGCTTTTACATCAaccctgctttccttttctttcttctctcgaGACTGGCGCTTGATTCCATCTAATTTGTTGATGGATACAAGAAACTCCTTGCTTTCTTGGCCTTTCCTGGATGGAGATGTCTCCTAGACATTTGCTGGCGGAAACTCCTTGGGGTTCACATATTTCTTGCCCATTTCTTTTGCAGACAGTAGCTATCACACAAAGATCAAATCCTTTTACCATTATCAGGTGCCAAAAGAACATGTGGTCGATCGATCCACCCCAAGATCGAACAACCAGATAGCTTAGTTGGCGGATAATGAACTCTCGTGCTGGCTGTAACGTAAACTCCGAGACAGAACAGATTTAAAGATAAGCAGCGTCGATGTTATCCTTTGCAGGTATTGATAGATTCCTATCATCAGTCGTTCAGTAATATTTCTACTTGATCTGCGCCAACACCCTTAACCGAACTACAAAATGGTTTCCTCGCAGCTCGAACGAAAGTATGTGATGGCTGCTGATTATTTTTACCCTATCAAACATTGCAGTTTCATCTCATATAGTATCGGAATAACTTCGATTTTCCTCATatatatgaattttcttttgagaagaTTAATGTGGCTTAAAATTTAAGAGTTTTGGTGTCTTGAAATTGAGCAGATCATTAGCTCGACCTTATATGCGAACCACCTGAGCTGGTTGAAATATGTCGTAGGAAATGTTACTGCCGGGTGCATGTTACCGGAGCAGGCAAGCTTTTCGTCATTCGTTGGTTCCTCAGTATGTCTATATTAACAGCTGCTCTCCTCCTCACTGTGTCTATGTTACAAGTCTCTGCTCTCTGTCCTCCCCCATCTCCGACCTTTTAGAGTAAACCAGCCTTGGATTTTCTCTCCCTTTCTTCCTCCTACTATATTCTTGTCGAAGTTTTCTCTTTGAGTATTATGACCCCTCCACCATGTCCTTCTGAGTTCAATCCCCACCCTTTGATAGCTTCTAGCCGCCATGGCTTCTTCTACCGCTTCTTCTCAGGCGCATGAGACCCAAAGAGAGGACTTCCAGGCCGCCATTGCCAAGGCCGTGGAGCTGAGGTCCCTGCACGCGGCGCTGCTAAAAAGGAGCAACCTTGGTGGCTCCGCGGTCCTCGGGCCCCCCGTCGGCGCTTCTCCTTCGCTCTCGCGGCATTCCAATCCGCTATCCGCCGCCGAAGACTACCCTGTCTTCACACCCGTGAGAACTCTCGATGCCCTTCGCCTTTTACCTCATTTGCTTGGCACCTAGAGAGGTTTTAGTTTCCGTTTTCGTTTCCCTGCGGGAAGGGAAAAGCCTTATCTTGGCGTCGGTCTTTTGAGTGTGCTTTGTTCGGTTCGACCTTGGTGGATTCACGACGTCAATCTATGATCAGTTCTATACTAAATGCATATGCTTCTTCAAGGATTTCTCAAGCACTATCTACAGGTGCCTGGCCAAGAAGAAATTGAAATGTCCTAAGGACCAGGAGTTTTGTATTGCTGTCTTTCTCACTATGAACAGGTCACCAACTAGTATAGCCAACCATACATGTTCCTTGCTTCCCATAAATCAATTGTGTCGGAACCCATTCATTATATAATGCAGACTGAATTGATTTGCATGAATCAGCATTGAGATATATCAATACTCTCTTTAGAGCTGATGCTGGCTGGTTGTAGGGAATTGCTGTTAAGTTTCTATCATTTATTTGGTTCTTTGCTTGTGACTTCAGTTGTCTATGTTTGACAGAGCTATGAAGAAGAACCCTTATGGGATCGTCACTATATCCAACCAGAGAATCGAAGCTTATCAGAAACCTGGAGATCTATCAATCTACGAACAGGCAAAAATGATGAAGCAGTAAACATGGCTAGAAATGTAGTTTCTGCCTCCAACAGTGAGCAAAACGTTTGCTTTACGAATGAGCATTTCTCCAAGAGAAGCACATGCGTAAACCACAAACTGCAAGCTTCTCTGATAGCCGATGTCCTCAATTCTTCAAGCAGTGGAACCAGTCCAGCATATGAAGCCATCACAACATGCAACTCATGCAAGCCTGCAACCATTAATAGGGAATCTGAAAGCGAGCACAAGAAGTCGAAGTTAGTGACAAGCTCATCGCATGAATCGGAGCCACCAATACAAGTGCATACGAAGCACAGAGGACCTCTTTTATCATGGTTATTTCCAAGATCAAAAAAGAAGCCCAAGGCAGAGATGTCGCCGAATCCAATAGAATCTGAAGACATGGCCCAACTTCTGAAGGAGTGGGGATTACTTTCGCTTGAATCACTGAAGAAGGAGCTGCTTGAAGCGAACAACAACAGAGATGCAGCTCTTGCAGAAGTTTCCGAAATGAGATCTTCACTGGGAGAGCTACAACAAAAGCTAGTCACATTAGAAATACATTGTGAAGAGCTGAAGAAGGCTCTAAAGCAGACAAAGCATGTGAAGAACGATCAGGTTCTGGACAGGCCTAATTTGTCAAGGAGGACAAAATCCAGTGGTGGCATCAAAGACAATCTGATGCCCGTCAGCCACGAGGTGATGGTGGAGGGTTTTCTGCAAATGGTATCAGAAGCCAGGCTATCAATCAAACAGTTCTGCAAGATGCTGATACATCAAATCGAAGAGACTGATTGCAATCTGATGGAGAAGCTGAATCTGCTTCTCCAACCTCACCGGATGGCATTAAGTAATAAATACTCCAAAGCGTTGACAAACCATATTGTGGAAGCTCTCGTCAACCAGTCTATGTATCAGGACTTTGAGAACTGTGTGTTCCAGAAGAATGGCTCGCCAAAGTTTCTAGATCCACGGCAAGATCGTCAGGAGAATTTCTCATCATTCATTTCACTTAGGAACTTGAGTTGGAATGAAGTGTTGTGCAAGGGGACGAAGTCCTACAGTGAAGAATTCAGCAGGTTTTGTGATAGAAAAATGAGCTGCGTTGTCTCCTTGCTAAATTGGTCTAGAGCATGGCCTGAACAGCTCCTCCGGTGCTTCTTTGTGGCCGCCAAATGCATTTGGTTGCTTCACCTGCTCGCTTTTTCCTTCAGCCCACCTCTGATGATATTGCGAGTTGAGGAAGACCAAAACTTCGATCCCCTCTACATGGAAGAGATTCTTTTAGGCAGAAGAAGAGCACAAATCCCAGGTCGAGTTAAGACCATGGTCGTGCCGGGGTTCTACATCGAGGATAGGGTTCTCAGGTGCAGGGTTCTTTGCAGATACTAGCGATTACTTCTCTTTGGCTTTCTTTGTTTGTCATGGATATGGTGCTTCCGCGAGCTGTTGAAATGTATGTCTTCTTTCTCTTTCACCAATAATTGTTTGGTTGCAAAGAGATGTTGCCAGTATTTTTCTACTGAGGAGTcattttatatgatatatataattacGATCTATGGATTATGGGAAGGGAGAggataattattaattttcttttatttacatTATATAAAATGCTGATCAAAAGGTCTGATCATATATAATCGTTGGGTTTCCATCTTTTTGTTTGAATCTACTTAAATAGCATAATGACCCAAATAAGTCGATCAGCTCATGAAAAATGAGACTAATTATATTACCttatgtaattagttatctttaatattttaatatatatatatttttaaaaattacattcaaatttttatacttacgaaaataaaacattaagatctttatatttatatgattaaaaatataaaaaaaatattttaataaattttgaGAGTATAAAAAtcagatattaaaaataattaattaaaaaataatatataattagctccccAAAAAAATCAAGTGATCTTTACGTGAGGCTCCGTCTCAGCCCGTAGGGTACGATCCGGATCGCTTATATTTCAAGCTAACTATTCGGATTTGGACTCGGATCCTGATGGATCCGATAATCTTCGTGCATAGAAATAGTTGTTgcctctctccccctctctctctctctctctctctgtgtctaaCCCGATCCAGGAAGCGAACCCGGAGTGGAAGGTGTCGGGCGGAATGGACGAGCGATCGGAGACGACGGCGGTCGACGGTGAGGAG from Musa acuminata AAA Group cultivar baxijiao chromosome BXJ1-3, Cavendish_Baxijiao_AAA, whole genome shotgun sequence encodes the following:
- the LOC135616485 gene encoding IRK-interacting protein-like, whose amino-acid sequence is MASSTASSQAHETQREDFQAAIAKAVELRSLHAALLKRSNLGGSAVLGPPVGASPSLSRHSNPLSAAEDYPVFTPSYEEEPLWDRHYIQPENRSLSETWRSINLRTGKNDEAVNMARNVVSASNSEQNVCFTNEHFSKRSTCVNHKLQASLIADVLNSSSSGTSPAYEAITTCNSCKPATINRESESEHKKSKLVTSSSHESEPPIQVHTKHRGPLLSWLFPRSKKKPKAEMSPNPIESEDMAQLLKEWGLLSLESLKKELLEANNNRDAALAEVSEMRSSLGELQQKLVTLEIHCEELKKALKQTKHVKNDQVLDRPNLSRRTKSSGGIKDNLMPVSHEVMVEGFLQMVSEARLSIKQFCKMLIHQIEETDCNLMEKLNLLLQPHRMALSNKYSKALTNHIVEALVNQSMYQDFENCVFQKNGSPKFLDPRQDRQENFSSFISLRNLSWNEVLCKGTKSYSEEFSRFCDRKMSCVVSLLNWSRAWPEQLLRCFFVAAKCIWLLHLLAFSFSPPLMILRVEEDQNFDPLYMEEILLGRRRAQIPGRVKTMVVPGFYIEDRVLRCRVLCRY